In Peromyscus eremicus chromosome 15, PerEre_H2_v1, whole genome shotgun sequence, a genomic segment contains:
- the Lrrn2 gene encoding leucine-rich repeat neuronal protein 2, which yields MRLLVAALLLSWAAGTTAAVPVVPWRVPCPPQCACQIRPWYTPRSSYREATTVDCNDLFLTAVPPGLPAGTQTLLLQSNSISRIDQTELAYLANLTELDLSQNSFSDARDCDFQALPQLLSLHLEENQLSRLEDHSFAGLTSLQELYLNHNQLCRIAPRAFEGLSNLLRLHLNSNLLRTIDSRWFEMLPNLEILMIGGNKVDAILDMNFRPLANLRSLVLAGMSLREISDYALEGLQSLESLSFYDNQLAQVPKRALEQVPGLKFLDLNKNPLQRVGPGDFANMLHLKELGLNNMEELVSIDKFALVNLPELTKLDITNNPRLSFIHPRAFHHLPQMETLMLNNNALSALHQQTVESLPNLQEVGLHGNPIRCDCVIRWANATGTHVRFIEPQSTLCADPPDLQRRPVREVPFREMTDHCLPLISPRSFPSSLQVASGESLVLHCRALAEPEPEIYWVTPAGVRLTPARAGRRYRVFPEGTLELRRVTAAEAGLYTCVAQNLVGADTKTVSVVVGHAPFQPGRDKGPGLELRVQETHPYHILLFWVPPPNIVSTNLTWSRASSLRDHEATASARLPQGTHRHNITRLLPGTEYWACLQVAFADAHTQLACVWARTKEASHCHRALGDQPGLIAILALAVLLLAAGLAAHLGRGQQPKQGVGEKPLLPAWAFWGWSTPSVRVMSAPLVLPWNPGRNPPRCSNGETVSPPLSPHS from the coding sequence ATGAGGCTCCTTGTGGCTGCCCTCTTGCTATCTTGGGCGGCTGGTACCACTGCCGCGGTACCCGTGGTACCCTGGCGTGTGCCCTGCCCTCCTCAGTGTGCCTGCCAGATCCGGCCCTGGTACACGCCCCGATCCTCCTACCGCGAGGCCACCACTGTGGACTGCAATGACCTCTTCCTGACGGCAGTGCCCCCAGGGCTCCCTGCGGGCACGCAAACCCTGCTGCTACAGAGCAACAGCATCAGCCGAATAGACCAGACTGAGCTTGCCTACTTGGCCAACCTCACAGAGCTGGATCTGTCCCAGAACAGCTTCTCAGATGCCCGAGACTGTGACTTCCAGGCCCTGCCTCAGCTGCTGAGTCTCCACCTAGAAGAGAACCAGCTAAGCCGGCTGGAGGATCACAGCTTCGCTGGGCTGACAAGCCTGCAGGAGCTCTATCTCAACCACAACCAGCTGTGTCGTATTGCCCCCAGGGCCTTCGAAGGCCTCAGCAACCTACTTCGACTGCACCTCAACTCTAACCTGCTTAGGACCATTGACAGCCGCTGGTTCGAGATGCTGCCCAACTTGGAAATCCTCATGATTGGTGGCAACAAGGTGGATGCCATCTTGGACATGAACTTCCGACCCCTGGCCAACCTGCGCAGCCTGGTGCTGGCCGGCATGAGCTTGCGGGAGATCTCAGACTATGCTCTGGAAGGACTGCAAAGCCTGGAGAGTCTCTCTTTCTATGACAATCAGCTGGCCCAGGTGCCCAAGCGGGCATTGGAGCAGGTGCCTGGGCTCAAGTTCTTAGACCTGAACAAAAACCCACTGCAGCGGGTAGGGCCGGGAGACTTTGCCAATATGCTGCACCTCAAGGAATTAGGACTGAACAACATGGAGGAGCTGGTCTCCATTGACAAGTTCGCCCTGGTCAATCTCCCTGAGCTGACCAAGCTGGACATCACCAATAACCCACGGCTTTCTTTCATCCATCCCCGCGCCTTCCACCACCTGCCCCAGATGGAGACCCTCATGCTCAACAACAATGCTCTCAGTGCCTTGCACCAGCAGACAGTGGAGTCTCTGCCCAACCTGCAGGAGGTGGGGCTCCACGGCAACCCCATCCGCTGTGACTGTGTCATCCGCTGGGCCAATGCCACGGGCACCCACGTCCGTTTCATCGAGCCACAGTCCACCCTGTGTGCCGATCCTCCAGACCTCCAGCGCCGCCCAGTCCGGGAGGTGCCATTCCGGGAGATGACAGACCACTGCCTGCCCCTCATCTCTCCCCGAAGCTTCCCCTCCAGCCTGCAGGTGGCCAGTGGAGAGAGCCTGGTACTTCACTGTCGGGCGCTGGCTGAACCAGAGCCTGAAATCTACTGGGTCACTCCAGCTGGAGTTCGACTGACACCTGCCCGTGCAGGCAGGAGGTACCGGGTGTTCCCTGAGGGGACCCTAGAGTTGAGGAGGGTGACTGCAGCAGAGGCGGGGTTGTACACCTGTGTGGCCCAGAACCTGGTCGGGGCTGACACTAAGACAGTCAGTGTTGTGGTTGGCCACGCTCCCTTCCAGCCAGGCAGGGACAAGGGACCAGGACTGGAGCTCCGTGTGCAGGAGACACACCCATATCACATCCTGCTGTTTTGGGTGCCGCCACCCAACATAGTCTCCACCAACCTCACCTGGTCTAGGGCCTCCTCCCTCCGGGACCATGAAGCCACTGCTTCGGCTCGACTGCCCCAGGGCACCCACCGCCACAACATTACCCGCCTCCTCCCGGGCACAGAGTACTGGGCCTGCCTGCAAGTGGCCTTTGCTGATGCCCACACCCAGTTGGCTTGTGTTTGGGCCAGGACTAAAGAGGCCTCTCATTGCCACAGAGCCCTGggggaccagcctgggctcatAGCCATCCTGGCTCTTGCTGTCCTCCTGCTGGCAGCTGGGCTTGCAGCCCACCTTGGCAGAGGCCAGCAGCCCAAGCAGGGGGTGGGTGAGAAGCCTCTCCTTCCAGCCTgggctttctggggctggagcaCCCCCTCTGTCCGAGTCATGTCTGCACCCCTTGTCCTGCCCTGGAATCCGGGGAGGAACCCGCCCAGATGCTCAAATGGGGAGACCGTGTCGCCTCCATTGTCTCCACATTCCTGA